DNA sequence from the Blastopirellula retiformator genome:
TATTGCAATCGACGGCTACCTGCGGAAAAGCGACAACGCGATGACAGATTCTCGACCCGTAATTGGACTTGGCGAAATTCTTTGGGACTGCTTTCCGGACGAGCGTCGTCCCGGCGGCGCTCCGGCGAATTTCGCCTTTCATGCGAAACAACTCGGACTGCAAGGGACGGTTCTCTCGCGCGTCGGCGTTGATGAGCTGGGCGACGAGTTCCTGCAGTATCTCGCCAAACATGGGCTGAGCGACCAGTACGTGCAGCGTGACCCCGATCACGCTACCGGCCAGGTTCGCGTTGAGTTTGTCGATGGCGACCCCAATTACACGTTTGTCGATGATGTGGCCTGGGATCACTTGGAGTTCACGCCGGAAACGGCCGTATTGTGCTCGAAGGCGGCGGCGATCTGTTTTGGCACGCTGGCCCAGCGCAATCGCAACAGCCAGGCGATGATCTACGATTGCCTGCGAGCCGCACCGCACGACGCCTGGAAGATCTACGACATCAACCTGCGTCCCCCCTGGTTTGCCAAAGAAACGATCGAATCTTCGCTGGCGCTGGCCAACGCGCTAAAACTGAACGAAGACGAAGTCCACTATCTGGCCGAGAACTTTGGCCTGCCTGCCGAAATCGAACCCTTTGCGGCGGAAGTTCAAAAATTCTTCGGCCTTAATGCCGTCTGCATCACCCTGGGGGGCGATGGCTGCCTGGTCGCCCGCGGCGAAGAACAAAGCCGTCAACGTGGCGTGCCGATCGAAATTGCCGATACCGTCGGCGCCGGCGACTCGTTTACCGCAGCGATCGCCCATGGACTGGTCCACGAAAAACCAGTTGCCGCCATGGCGGGGTTCGCCAACCAGATCGCGGCGCTGGTCGCTTCGCATGCTGGCGCCATGCCCGATTTACGGGACAAAATCGCGGAAATCTGCTGAGAAATCGCCCTAAACGAAGGGCGGGGCCTACTTTTCGATCGGCCGCTCCCTTTGGTACGATGAGCAGTCTTAGCCGCACCCTAGCGGCGTCGCTCGCACCATCTGATGAGAGTAACTCACCAATGAAGGCAGTCGCGGTCACGCCCGGCACTCCCAACAGCGTCCACCTGGAAGATATCCCCATGCCGTCGCTCGACCAGTTTCCGAAAGGAAACGGGGTCTTGGTGAAGGTGCTCAAAGTTGGCGTTGATGCGACCGACAAAGAGATCAACGAAGCGCTGTACGGCGGGTCCCCTCCCGGGGACAAGCACTTGGTGCTCGGTCACGAATCGTTTGGCATCGTCCAAGAGGTCGGCCCGAACGTCACTCGCATCAAACCGGGCGACTACGTCACCGCCACGGTGCGTCGTCCCGGCGGATCGATCTACGATCAGATCGGTACGTACGACATGACCAGCGAAGAGACCTACTACGAGCGCGGCATCAACCTGCTGCACGGGTATCTGACCGAGTACTTCGCCGACGAAGAAGATTACATCGTCAAAGTGCCGGTCGGCCTGAAGCACCTGCACGTGCTGATGGAGCCAATGAGTTGCGCCGCCAAGGCGATTCATC
Encoded proteins:
- a CDS encoding carbohydrate kinase family protein: MTDSRPVIGLGEILWDCFPDERRPGGAPANFAFHAKQLGLQGTVLSRVGVDELGDEFLQYLAKHGLSDQYVQRDPDHATGQVRVEFVDGDPNYTFVDDVAWDHLEFTPETAVLCSKAAAICFGTLAQRNRNSQAMIYDCLRAAPHDAWKIYDINLRPPWFAKETIESSLALANALKLNEDEVHYLAENFGLPAEIEPFAAEVQKFFGLNAVCITLGGDGCLVARGEEQSRQRGVPIEIADTVGAGDSFTAAIAHGLVHEKPVAAMAGFANQIAALVASHAGAMPDLRDKIAEIC